The Candidatus Methylomirabilis limnetica DNA segment GCGATTCGTTCCCATCGATTTCCTCAAGATCTCAACCCCTTCTATCTTCCCCCGCTCACGCTTTCACACGGCACCCCGTTGCCATCGCTGTCCAGGCCGCTTACGGCCTGTAGCGGAGGTATGGCTCATCGCTGGAATATCTGTTCCCGCCGGCGGTCTTACGCCGCCGTCAGTCGGATATCGAGAGAGCTCCCGAGGACTCGCGGGACCTTCAGCAGCGTCTCGATAGTGACATTGCCTGCATTGTGTTCGATCCGGCTGATCGCTGCCGCGATCTGGGTCTGGCCAGCTTTTGTTACCGACGGAGCGCAGCGAAGCGGCGTCGGGCTCGATGTCCTCGGCCCCAGCGCCTCAAGGCCATGTCGCAAAGCCTGTCGTGAACATGTCGTAAACATTGTCACAAAGATCAACCCGGCTCCGCCAGGCGGTAGAGCAGGTGGTGCGTTTCACCTTCGGTGACCAGCAGTCCGACATCGACCATGACTTTCAGATCCCGCTGCAGAGACCGACGGTTGACCTCGGGACACAGACGTTCGAAGCCCTGGATAGTCAGGCTGCCGTGCTCAAGAATGTGTCCAATGGCCTTGGCCTGGCGCTCCGAAAGATCATGCTCCTTGATGAGCACATCCCGTCGGATGGCCTGCTCTCCGCGCTCTCTCACCTCGGTGAGCTGGGTGGCCAACCCCTCTACGAAGTACTCCAGCCACCCGGTCATTTCCATGCCGCTCCCCCGGACGCTCTGGATCGCGTTATAGAAAGCGGCCCGATCACGGTCGTAGTACTCGCTGATTGTGAACAGCCGCTTGAAATCGTACCCGGCCCGATAGAGGCTCAATGTAGAGAGCAGCCTGGAGGTGCGGCCGTTGCCGTCCAGGAACGGGTGGACATGCACAAACTGGAACTGGGCGACGCCGCTCACCAGTACGGGATGAACCTCCTGTTCGCGATTGAGCCAGTCCACCA contains these protein-coding regions:
- a CDS encoding Fic family protein gives rise to the protein MTKSFKPIFTITNRITAGLTRIERARGFLEAATLSDAWVREMGRRALILEAHHTTHIEGTRLTLEQAKRLLEGNPVLEADPDDVRELLNYRKAFDFVSEYLETSGPITEGLVREIHKRLVEGVRGGAAAPGEYRKIQNYVVNSVTGATVYTPPPAHDVPIMMAELVDWLNREQEVHPVLVSGVAQFQFVHVHPFLDGNGRTSRLLSTLSLYRAGYDFKRLFTISEYYDRDRAAFYNAIQSVRGSGMEMTGWLEYFVEGLATQLTEVRERGEQAIRRDVLIKEHDLSERQAKAIGHILEHGSLTIQGFERLCPEVNRRSLQRDLKVMVDVGLLVTEGETHHLLYRLAEPG